In Quercus lobata isolate SW786 chromosome 12, ValleyOak3.0 Primary Assembly, whole genome shotgun sequence, a genomic segment contains:
- the LOC115971712 gene encoding uncharacterized protein LOC115971712 yields the protein MGNDAMSKALNQISRSPFTHKIKEGVLLRRFTQPTFTMYNGQTDPVENVSHFNQRMAVYSKNEALMCKMFLFSLRSVAMRWFNGLAVGSVNSFRELTQAFGSYFITCNGDFDDVAIKTFKVGLPTEHGLRKSLIEKPTTNVRKLMEQIDKYKRVEEDQQ from the exons ATGGGGAATGATGCGATGAGTAAGGCGCTCAACCAGATCTCTAGGTCACCCTTCACACACAAAATAAAGGAAGGGGTGCTTCTTCGGCGGTTCACCCAGCCCACAttcaccatgtacaatggtCAAACTGACCCTGTGGAAAATGTGAGCCACTTCAATCAGAGGATGGCTGTGTACTCCAAAAATGAGGCCTTAATGTGTAAGATGTTCCTTTTCAGTCTGAGGTctgtggcgatgaggtggttcaatggcctAGCTGTAGGTTCCGTTAATTCCTTTAGAGAGCTCACCCAAGCATTTGGGTCTTATTTCATCACCTGCA ACGGTGACTTTGATGATGTGGCCATCAAAACCTTCAAGGTCGGCCTGCCTACAGAGCATGGGTTGAGGAAGTCCTTGATTGAGAAGCCTACCACCAATGTACGCAAGCTTATGGAGCAGATTGATAAGTATAAGAGGGTCGAGGAGGACCAACAGTAA